CCTGCCCTGATAGGTTCTTATGGGCAAAGAGTCCATCTTGCAGATCGAAGGATAGGTGGACGCCATATTCCTCAACAGCTGGGTTACTTCGGCATATGAATGATATTGACCTCTAACCTTTTCTTTCTCAGCTGCAATGCTGTAAATAGTGATCTCGTAAGTAAGTCCAGAGCTTTTGATCCTGTCCAATGTTTTCTGGTCCGCGACTATGTCATACCACTCACCAGCGTGAGCGGCCGCGATATCCAAGGATTTCTCAGAAATCAATTTAAGGCTTTGCCATGATGGAGCGTAGACCCTTACGATCATGTCTGGGGCTTGACTGAAGGCAAATGCCGAAAGCATTAAGATCGTCAACGTAATTGTTTTCATGTTAAAACCTCCCATTAACGCAAAAGTACGGCTTTGTCAATAAGCGTTTTATCGTTTGCCTCCAGCCGGACAAAGTAAACACCGGCGGGGACCGAACGGCCCACGTCGTCTGAACCATCCCAGACGATCTGGTTAACTGGTTGAATTCCGCCATGCTGATTGGCGGATAAATGGTTAAATAACTTAACCAATCGACCCGCCGCATCGAAGATCTTCAGCTCGGCCTTCTGCGCATCCGGCCCGACGCTATACGCGATCTGCAAGCGGCCATTGAACGGATTCGGCATCAACGACAAGCCAAATACCACACTGCCGCCCGCCGTCTGCTCTGCCACAGCGATCAACCGGTGCAGGTTG
This is a stretch of genomic DNA from bacterium. It encodes these proteins:
- a CDS encoding FlgD immunoglobulin-like domain containing protein; its protein translation is NLHRLIAVAEQTAGGSVVFGLSLMPNPFNGRLQIAYSVGPDAQKAELKIFDAAGRLVKLFNHLSANQHGGIQPVNQIVWDGSDDVGRSVPAGVYFVRLEANDKTLIDKAVLLR